Proteins found in one Quercus robur chromosome 2, dhQueRobu3.1, whole genome shotgun sequence genomic segment:
- the LOC126713723 gene encoding probable glycosyltransferase At3g07620 isoform X2 — MKISEEGPPPQPQPQPQPQRRLCHLTIWKLLLIIGIVVIAGLVVSQCFAFALLYGRTFSLYPSNKVSVVMGVRNATVLSSSQSNKSFVLDDTSGKETGYEKETKEPDKRNDPASVDKVKDFKLEKDDPKASTKLTLSNVQNQAGILSIVSQRISTKGMGSSDADSRTLDSLIADKNSVSSVCNVKQTEGCQPKDRKMKPLQLVSITFNNNSTMTSISSSVLKRWEKPPISISQMNSILLNGHVSSHYARPRWFSVRDRELLSAKLQIENAPVIRNTPGLYASLFRNVSMFKRSYDLMEHTLRIYIYREGEKPIFHQPRMRGIYASEGWFMKLIEGNKKFVVKDPRKAHLFYLPFSSQMLRTELSGKNIHGQKDLEKHLKNYIDLIAGKYHFWNRTGGVDHFLVACHDWASQVTRQHMSNCIRSLCNANVVKGFKIGKDSTLPVTYIRSVEDPVKDLGGRPPSQRYILAFFAGGMHGYVRPILLQYWENKEPDMKVFGPMPRDIEGKKIYREYMKSSKYCICARGYEVHTPRVVESIFYECVPVIISDNYVPPFFEVLNWEAFSVFIQEKDIPNLRNILLSIPQENYLAMQLRVKKVQKHFLWHKKPVQYDLFHMVLHSVWYNRVFQINPRG; from the exons ATGAAGATTAGTGAAGAAGGCCCTCCtccacagccacagccacagccacagccacag CGGCGGCTATGTCACTTAACGATCTGGAAACTTCTGTTGATCATTGGAATCGTAGTAATTGCTGGTTTGGTCGTTTCTCAGTGTTTTGCTTTTGCACTTCTCTATGGCAGAACATTTTCTTTATATCCCTCTAATAAGGTTTCAGTAGTTATGGGGGTTCGCAATGCCACAGTTTTAAGCAGttcacaatcaaataaatcTTTTGTTCTTGATGATACTTCTGGTAAAGAAACTGGGTatgagaaagaaacaaaagaaccAGATAAACGCAATGATCCAGCTTCAGTTGACAAGGTCAAGGATTTCAAACTTGAGAAAGATGACCCTAAAGCAAGCACAAAGCTAACATTGAGCAATGTTCAAAATCAAGCTGGTATCTTGTCAATTGTATCACAAAGAATTTCTACAAAGGGCATGGGAAGCTCTGATGCAGATTCAAGGACTTTAGACTCATTAATTGCTGACAAGAATTCTGTATCTTCAGTGTGCAACGTTAAACAAACTGAGGGATGCCAACCCAAGGATAGAAAGATGAAGCCACTGCAACTTGTTTCCATCACCTTCAACAATAATTCTACAATGACAAGTATTTCTAGTTCGGTATTGAAGAGGTGGGAGAAGCCGCCAATATCCATATCTCAGATGAACTCAATATTGCTTAACGGTCATGTGTCTTCTCATTATGCG AGACCAAGGTGGTTTTCTGTACGTGATCGTGAACTCCTATCCGCAAAATTACAGATTGAGAATGCTCCTGTGATAAGGAATACACCAGGGCTTTATGCTTCTCTTTTTCGAAATGTTTCTATGTTTAAAAG GAGTTATGACTTGATGGAACATACACTCAGAATTTATATCTATAGGGAAGGAGAAAAGCCCATATTTCATCAGCCACGGATGAGGGGAATTTATGCCTCAGAAGGATGGTTTATGAAACTGATAgagggaaataaaaaatttgttgtgaaggACCCCAGAAAAGCTCACTTGTTTTACTTACCCTTTAGTTCACAAATGCTGAGGACTGAACTTTCTGGAAAAAATATACACGGTCAGAAGGATCTAGAGAAACATCTGAAGAACTATATAGACTTAATTGCAGGAAAATATCATTTCTGGAACAGAACTGGTGGGGTAGATCATTTTCTTGTTGCTTGTCATGACTGG GCCTCCCAAGTCACAAGGCAGCATATGAGTAATTGCATCAGATCTCTTTGCAATGCCAACGTTGTGAAAGGCTTTAAAATAGGGAAGGACAGTACTCTGCCAGTTACATATATACGTTCTGTGGAGGACCCAGTAAAAGATCTTGGAGGTAGACCTCCTTCACAAAGATATATTCTTGCCTTCTTTGCAGGAGGCATGCATGGTTATGTTCGACCAATCCTGCTGCAGTACTGGGAAAATAAAGAACCTGATATGAAAGTTTTTGGTCCAATGCCACGTGATATCGAAGGCAAGAAAATCTACAGGGAGTACATGAAGAGCAGCAAGTACTGCATCTGTGCCAGGGGTTATGAGGTTCATACACCTCGAGTAGTTGAATCCATTTTTTATGAATGTGTCCCAGTCATAATTTCTGATAATTATGTGCCTCCTTTCTTTGAGGTGTTAAACTGGGAGGCATTTTCAGTGTTTATTCAAGAGAAAGATATCCCAAATTTGAGAAACATTCTGTTGTCAATCCCACAAGAGAATTACCTTGCAATGCAGTTGAGAGTAAAAAAGGTGCAAAAGCATTTCCTTTGGCACAAAAAGCCTGTGCAGTATGACCTATTTCATATGGTGCTTCACTCAGTATGGTACAATAGAGTTTTTCAGATAAACCCCAGGGGATAG
- the LOC126713723 gene encoding probable glycosyltransferase At3g07620 isoform X3 produces MDIAVLAQRQRRLCHLTIWKLLLIIGIVVIAGLVVSQCFAFALLYGRTFSLYPSNKVSVVMGVRNATVLSSSQSNKSFVLDDTSGKETGYEKETKEPDKRNDPASVDKVKDFKLEKDDPKASTKLTLSNVQNQAGILSIVSQRISTKGMGSSDADSRTLDSLIADKNSVSSVCNVKQTEGCQPKDRKMKPLQLVSITFNNNSTMTSISSSVLKRWEKPPISISQMNSILLNGHVSSHYARPRWFSVRDRELLSAKLQIENAPVIRNTPGLYASLFRNVSMFKRSYDLMEHTLRIYIYREGEKPIFHQPRMRGIYASEGWFMKLIEGNKKFVVKDPRKAHLFYLPFSSQMLRTELSGKNIHGQKDLEKHLKNYIDLIAGKYHFWNRTGGVDHFLVACHDWASQVTRQHMSNCIRSLCNANVVKGFKIGKDSTLPVTYIRSVEDPVKDLGGRPPSQRYILAFFAGGMHGYVRPILLQYWENKEPDMKVFGPMPRDIEGKKIYREYMKSSKYCICARGYEVHTPRVVESIFYECVPVIISDNYVPPFFEVLNWEAFSVFIQEKDIPNLRNILLSIPQENYLAMQLRVKKVQKHFLWHKKPVQYDLFHMVLHSVWYNRVFQINPRG; encoded by the exons ATGGATATTGCTGTCCTTGCCCAGAGGCAGCGGCGGCTATGTCACTTAACGATCTGGAAACTTCTGTTGATCATTGGAATCGTAGTAATTGCTGGTTTGGTCGTTTCTCAGTGTTTTGCTTTTGCACTTCTCTATGGCAGAACATTTTCTTTATATCCCTCTAATAAGGTTTCAGTAGTTATGGGGGTTCGCAATGCCACAGTTTTAAGCAGttcacaatcaaataaatcTTTTGTTCTTGATGATACTTCTGGTAAAGAAACTGGGTatgagaaagaaacaaaagaaccAGATAAACGCAATGATCCAGCTTCAGTTGACAAGGTCAAGGATTTCAAACTTGAGAAAGATGACCCTAAAGCAAGCACAAAGCTAACATTGAGCAATGTTCAAAATCAAGCTGGTATCTTGTCAATTGTATCACAAAGAATTTCTACAAAGGGCATGGGAAGCTCTGATGCAGATTCAAGGACTTTAGACTCATTAATTGCTGACAAGAATTCTGTATCTTCAGTGTGCAACGTTAAACAAACTGAGGGATGCCAACCCAAGGATAGAAAGATGAAGCCACTGCAACTTGTTTCCATCACCTTCAACAATAATTCTACAATGACAAGTATTTCTAGTTCGGTATTGAAGAGGTGGGAGAAGCCGCCAATATCCATATCTCAGATGAACTCAATATTGCTTAACGGTCATGTGTCTTCTCATTATGCG AGACCAAGGTGGTTTTCTGTACGTGATCGTGAACTCCTATCCGCAAAATTACAGATTGAGAATGCTCCTGTGATAAGGAATACACCAGGGCTTTATGCTTCTCTTTTTCGAAATGTTTCTATGTTTAAAAG GAGTTATGACTTGATGGAACATACACTCAGAATTTATATCTATAGGGAAGGAGAAAAGCCCATATTTCATCAGCCACGGATGAGGGGAATTTATGCCTCAGAAGGATGGTTTATGAAACTGATAgagggaaataaaaaatttgttgtgaaggACCCCAGAAAAGCTCACTTGTTTTACTTACCCTTTAGTTCACAAATGCTGAGGACTGAACTTTCTGGAAAAAATATACACGGTCAGAAGGATCTAGAGAAACATCTGAAGAACTATATAGACTTAATTGCAGGAAAATATCATTTCTGGAACAGAACTGGTGGGGTAGATCATTTTCTTGTTGCTTGTCATGACTGG GCCTCCCAAGTCACAAGGCAGCATATGAGTAATTGCATCAGATCTCTTTGCAATGCCAACGTTGTGAAAGGCTTTAAAATAGGGAAGGACAGTACTCTGCCAGTTACATATATACGTTCTGTGGAGGACCCAGTAAAAGATCTTGGAGGTAGACCTCCTTCACAAAGATATATTCTTGCCTTCTTTGCAGGAGGCATGCATGGTTATGTTCGACCAATCCTGCTGCAGTACTGGGAAAATAAAGAACCTGATATGAAAGTTTTTGGTCCAATGCCACGTGATATCGAAGGCAAGAAAATCTACAGGGAGTACATGAAGAGCAGCAAGTACTGCATCTGTGCCAGGGGTTATGAGGTTCATACACCTCGAGTAGTTGAATCCATTTTTTATGAATGTGTCCCAGTCATAATTTCTGATAATTATGTGCCTCCTTTCTTTGAGGTGTTAAACTGGGAGGCATTTTCAGTGTTTATTCAAGAGAAAGATATCCCAAATTTGAGAAACATTCTGTTGTCAATCCCACAAGAGAATTACCTTGCAATGCAGTTGAGAGTAAAAAAGGTGCAAAAGCATTTCCTTTGGCACAAAAAGCCTGTGCAGTATGACCTATTTCATATGGTGCTTCACTCAGTATGGTACAATAGAGTTTTTCAGATAAACCCCAGGGGATAG
- the LOC126713723 gene encoding probable glycosyltransferase At3g07620 isoform X1: protein MKISEEGPPPQPQPQPQPQRQRRLCHLTIWKLLLIIGIVVIAGLVVSQCFAFALLYGRTFSLYPSNKVSVVMGVRNATVLSSSQSNKSFVLDDTSGKETGYEKETKEPDKRNDPASVDKVKDFKLEKDDPKASTKLTLSNVQNQAGILSIVSQRISTKGMGSSDADSRTLDSLIADKNSVSSVCNVKQTEGCQPKDRKMKPLQLVSITFNNNSTMTSISSSVLKRWEKPPISISQMNSILLNGHVSSHYARPRWFSVRDRELLSAKLQIENAPVIRNTPGLYASLFRNVSMFKRSYDLMEHTLRIYIYREGEKPIFHQPRMRGIYASEGWFMKLIEGNKKFVVKDPRKAHLFYLPFSSQMLRTELSGKNIHGQKDLEKHLKNYIDLIAGKYHFWNRTGGVDHFLVACHDWASQVTRQHMSNCIRSLCNANVVKGFKIGKDSTLPVTYIRSVEDPVKDLGGRPPSQRYILAFFAGGMHGYVRPILLQYWENKEPDMKVFGPMPRDIEGKKIYREYMKSSKYCICARGYEVHTPRVVESIFYECVPVIISDNYVPPFFEVLNWEAFSVFIQEKDIPNLRNILLSIPQENYLAMQLRVKKVQKHFLWHKKPVQYDLFHMVLHSVWYNRVFQINPRG from the exons ATGAAGATTAGTGAAGAAGGCCCTCCtccacagccacagccacagccacagccacag AGGCAGCGGCGGCTATGTCACTTAACGATCTGGAAACTTCTGTTGATCATTGGAATCGTAGTAATTGCTGGTTTGGTCGTTTCTCAGTGTTTTGCTTTTGCACTTCTCTATGGCAGAACATTTTCTTTATATCCCTCTAATAAGGTTTCAGTAGTTATGGGGGTTCGCAATGCCACAGTTTTAAGCAGttcacaatcaaataaatcTTTTGTTCTTGATGATACTTCTGGTAAAGAAACTGGGTatgagaaagaaacaaaagaaccAGATAAACGCAATGATCCAGCTTCAGTTGACAAGGTCAAGGATTTCAAACTTGAGAAAGATGACCCTAAAGCAAGCACAAAGCTAACATTGAGCAATGTTCAAAATCAAGCTGGTATCTTGTCAATTGTATCACAAAGAATTTCTACAAAGGGCATGGGAAGCTCTGATGCAGATTCAAGGACTTTAGACTCATTAATTGCTGACAAGAATTCTGTATCTTCAGTGTGCAACGTTAAACAAACTGAGGGATGCCAACCCAAGGATAGAAAGATGAAGCCACTGCAACTTGTTTCCATCACCTTCAACAATAATTCTACAATGACAAGTATTTCTAGTTCGGTATTGAAGAGGTGGGAGAAGCCGCCAATATCCATATCTCAGATGAACTCAATATTGCTTAACGGTCATGTGTCTTCTCATTATGCG AGACCAAGGTGGTTTTCTGTACGTGATCGTGAACTCCTATCCGCAAAATTACAGATTGAGAATGCTCCTGTGATAAGGAATACACCAGGGCTTTATGCTTCTCTTTTTCGAAATGTTTCTATGTTTAAAAG GAGTTATGACTTGATGGAACATACACTCAGAATTTATATCTATAGGGAAGGAGAAAAGCCCATATTTCATCAGCCACGGATGAGGGGAATTTATGCCTCAGAAGGATGGTTTATGAAACTGATAgagggaaataaaaaatttgttgtgaaggACCCCAGAAAAGCTCACTTGTTTTACTTACCCTTTAGTTCACAAATGCTGAGGACTGAACTTTCTGGAAAAAATATACACGGTCAGAAGGATCTAGAGAAACATCTGAAGAACTATATAGACTTAATTGCAGGAAAATATCATTTCTGGAACAGAACTGGTGGGGTAGATCATTTTCTTGTTGCTTGTCATGACTGG GCCTCCCAAGTCACAAGGCAGCATATGAGTAATTGCATCAGATCTCTTTGCAATGCCAACGTTGTGAAAGGCTTTAAAATAGGGAAGGACAGTACTCTGCCAGTTACATATATACGTTCTGTGGAGGACCCAGTAAAAGATCTTGGAGGTAGACCTCCTTCACAAAGATATATTCTTGCCTTCTTTGCAGGAGGCATGCATGGTTATGTTCGACCAATCCTGCTGCAGTACTGGGAAAATAAAGAACCTGATATGAAAGTTTTTGGTCCAATGCCACGTGATATCGAAGGCAAGAAAATCTACAGGGAGTACATGAAGAGCAGCAAGTACTGCATCTGTGCCAGGGGTTATGAGGTTCATACACCTCGAGTAGTTGAATCCATTTTTTATGAATGTGTCCCAGTCATAATTTCTGATAATTATGTGCCTCCTTTCTTTGAGGTGTTAAACTGGGAGGCATTTTCAGTGTTTATTCAAGAGAAAGATATCCCAAATTTGAGAAACATTCTGTTGTCAATCCCACAAGAGAATTACCTTGCAATGCAGTTGAGAGTAAAAAAGGTGCAAAAGCATTTCCTTTGGCACAAAAAGCCTGTGCAGTATGACCTATTTCATATGGTGCTTCACTCAGTATGGTACAATAGAGTTTTTCAGATAAACCCCAGGGGATAG